The following proteins come from a genomic window of Puntigrus tetrazona isolate hp1 chromosome 15, ASM1883169v1, whole genome shotgun sequence:
- the col4a4 gene encoding collagen alpha-4(IV) chain isoform X2 — MTRPRRMSSTSLLLLRLLLALMMIHTALGGDKTERCDGRDCSVCQCFPPKGGRGNPGVLGEQGQMGIPGLPGPYGFRGEKGQRGLIGFPGLSGPKGDKGFQGKTGYTGLDGVPGHPGPGGLPGLPGKDGCNGTRGQDGLIGESGLPGLPGPMGLPGLKGAKGDPYTWIRFLPGIPGVDGPRGIHGPEGLKGHIGPQGPPGQIGTDGTMGSQGLPGPRGPPGDPGRSLPGPKGDEGEQGEQGEPGPFEYVEPNPEDYIKGEKGRKGQKGLCGAIGPDGLEGLPAEKGEKGIIGLPGQRGPPGYPGRNGPPGLKGALGDNGLPGLYGNPGPKGYPGDPGPKGNPNYFYNNVNGPPGDDGLSGTAGLPGDRGPMGIPGPPGDLGPSIRGAAGEFGLQGLNGFKGEKGDPGQIFGSYVNYGEPGKRGLPGPKGQKGIAGDPVCGYVCMPGERGEAGQLGNRGKPGLKGVQGAKGPDGGCACDPLGDLPGDPGPQGPPGVPGNRGQKGFHGPPGDIGPRGEIGGRGVTGPRGFVGVRGLKGEKGKVMIISKKGEKGDTGPAGSSGKPGYDGRKGADGKIGDPGDPGSLGDSVDGLPGDRGCPGAAGIKGLRGPTGPPGPCMMGSVGRRGEPGEPGPQGQTGYPGPKGVRGDTLACGPGIPGAAGSKGMPGCKGEIGELGNPGCNGQFGPDGPKGESGDPGNSGLAGCEGLVGSVGDSGDTGLDGTSICGSPGTPGNRGPQGLKGSSGDCTTGAPGLLGPSGIKGCQGPKGVPGPPGPIGSQGASGKHGLPGRKGEKGMDGIPGAPGGQGGGPELCDKGKPGPPGKPGPTGFPGRRGCPGEKGPPGGVGALGIGVKGERGKPGTPGYQGCAGLQGPSGLKGDSGNSGEPGPKGLPGCPGEDGCPGNIGNTGPLGAPGPKGFRGLSGHPGCPGVNGTKGQKGCTGPSGPPGDIISVPIKGQLGTPGPNGENGVVGERGNKGNPGPPGQPGYPGLNGPQGFECGQRGPPGIPGLCGEPGSHGQRGPKGIVGFPGDNGDPGDPGLTGLSGTPGFPGFDGPKGDKGDSICGPGPKGKRGPTGDRGLSASSGGRGDCGDPGPQGPSGSCGPPGPPGNNGLTGLPGVVGPPGPYGRHGPEGLPGPPGKPGPKGNQGCGGLRGPPGPPGLHGLDGLKGDKGEMGYRGEDLSGVKGCIGPTGDKGTPGDPGLQGSSQTGVRGPKGQCGGQGAPGPMGPAGFRGDECKTPKPGPCGERGYTGPDGPPGPKGEEGEAGSVFTVSGDFGDSGSSGSPGYKGEKGTPGPNGCPGSIGLEGPKGEEGQCGLMGLPGLSGPKGDCGPSGPSGAKGDKGDPGPKGEPGTIKQPGSPCPLNLGPTGIRGSHGLDGDGGDYGPNGTGGLKGITGQKGDSGFPGHPGTEGLVGPLGNLGENGDKGERGSPGPPGPDGDQGPPGPVSSGFLLVKHSQSTDVPTCPQGLTELWNGYSLLYLEGQERAHTQDLGQAGSCLRMFSTMPFSCCNMDSCDYASRNDKSYWLSTTASLPTNSILRGMEIQQHISRCVVCEASSPAITLHSQDGTGPGCPSNWRRLWTGYSFLMHTGSGDEGGGQSLTSTGSCLQDFRSQPFVECQGSHGTCQYSPTFFSFWLTRANVQNFDPVPGSTVLNKNGRSQRDSVSSCSVCMKNN; from the exons ATGACACGCCCCCGTCGGATGTCCTCGACCAGCCTTCTTCTCTT GAGGCTTTTATTGGCGCTTATGATGATACACACAGCTTTAGGG GGAGACAAGACAGAAAGGTGTGATGGTCGAGACTGCAGCGTCTGCCAGTGTTTCCCCCCCAAAGGAGGGAGG ggaAATCCCGGTGTGTTAGGTGAGCAGGGCCAAATGGGGATTCCAGGTTTACCTGGCCCCTATGGATTTCGAGGTGAAAAGGGTCAACGTGGACTCATAGGATTTCCTGGGCTCTCCGGCCCGAAAGGAGACAAA GGCTTTCAAGGAAAAACTGGCTATACTGGATTAGATGGCGTGCCT GGTCATCCAGGCCCTGGTGGTCTTCCTGGGCTTCCAGGGAAGGATGGCTGTAATGGAACCAGAGGGCAGGATGGGTTGATTGGTGAGAGTGGACTACCTGGCTTGCCAGGACCCATG ggACTACCAGGGTTAAAAGGAGCCAAAGGAGACCCATACACATGGATAAGGTTCCTCCCTGGAATACCA GGAGTCGATGGACCACGTGGAATACATGGACCAGAA GGGCTAAAGGGGCACATAGGCCCACAAGGTCCACCAGGACAAATCGGAACTGATGGAACTATG gGCTCTCAAGGATTACCAGGTCCAAGAGGCCCTCCG GGAGACCCAGGAAGATCACTGCCTGGACCAAAAGGAGATGAG GGGGAACAGGGGGAACAGGGTGAACCAGGTCCTTTTGAATATGTGGAGCCCAACCCAGAAGACTATATAAAGGGCGAAAAG GGGAGAAAGGGACAGAAAGGACTTTGTGGAGCAATCGGCCCAGAT GGTTTAGAAGGGCTTCCAGcagaaaaaggagagaaaggCATAATCGGTTTACCTGGTCAAAGA gGCCCGCCTGGATATCCAGGAAGAAATGGCCCTCCAGGGCTTAAG ggGGCACTAGGAGATAATGGTCTCCCTGGTCTATATGGCAACCCAGGGCCAAAG GGCTACCCAGGAGACCCCGGGCCTAAAGGAAACCCAAATTACTTTTACAACAATGTGAATG GACCACCTGGAGATGATGGGCTTTCTGGTACTGCTGGACTTCCTGGGGATAGAGGGCCGATGGGTATACCTGGACCACCTGGTGATCTAGGACCATCCATAAGAG GTGCAGCGGGTGAATTTGGTTTGCAGGGTCTTAATGGATTCAAAGGAGAAAAAGGTGACCCAGGACAAATATTTGGGTCATACGTAAACTATG GGGAACCTGGAAAACGTGGCCTGCCTGGACCCAAAGGACAAAAAGGAATTGCTGGTGATCCTG TTTGCG GTTACGTCTGCATGCCTGGTGAGCGTGGAGAAGCTGGACAGCTTGGAAATAGAGGGAAGCCTGGATTAAAAGGTGTTCAGGGGGCAAAAG GTCCTGATGGGGGATGTGCATGTGACCCCCTCGGTGATCTACCTGGTGATCCTGGCCCCCAAGGTCCTCCAGGTGTACCAGGTAATCGAGGGCAAAAAGGCTTCCATGGTCCTCCTGGAGATATCGGACCCAGAGGAGAGATTGGTGGGAGAGGTGTAACC GGTCCCAGAGGCTTCGTAGGTGTCAGAGGGCTTAAGGGAGAGAAAGGAAAGGTTATGATAATCTCCAAAAAGG GGGAGAAAGGTGACACTGGACCTGCTGGATCATCTGGAAAACCAGGGTATGATGGGAGGAAAGGGGCTGATGGGAAGATAGGCGACCCTGGAGATCCTGGATCTTTG GGTGATAGTGTTGACGGTTTGCCGGGTGACAGGGGATGTCCAGGAGCTGCTGGCATAAAAGGCCTCAGAGGTCCAACTGGTCCTCCTGGCCCTTGTATGATGGGGTCAGTGGGGCGACGTGGGGAACCAGGGGAACCAGGACCTCAAGGCCAAACGGGATACCCTGGACCTAAAGGCGTTCGAG GTGATACCCTGGCCTGTGGACCTGGCATACCTGGAGCAGCTGGTTCTAAAGGAATGCCTGGTTGTAAAG GTGAGATAGGAGAGCTTGGAAATCCAGGATGCAATGGACAGTTTGGACCAGATGGACCCAAGGGAGAGAGTGGAGACCCTGGCAATAGTGGGTTAGCAGGATGTGAAG GTCTAGTTGGATCTGTAGGAGATTCAGGTGACACTGGCCTAGATGGCACCAGTATTTGTGGCTCACCTGGTACACCTGGTAATCGTGGACCCCAGGGTCTGAAAGGGTCTTCTGGAGATTGTACTACAGGGGCCCCAGGACTGTTGGGGCCTAGTGGGATTAAGGGATGTCAGGGCCCTAAAGGTGTCCCTGGACCTCCTGGACCAATTGGATCGCAAG GTGCATCTGGAAAACATGGACTTCCTGGTAGAAAAGGGGAAAAAGGTATGGATGGTATCCCGGGAGCACCTGGTGGCCAAGGTGGGGGACCAGAGCTGTGTGACAAAGGAAAACCTGGTCCACCTGGTAAACCAGGACCCACAGGCTTCCCTGGACGGAGAG GCTGCCCTGGAGAGAAAGGACCACCTGGGGGTGTGGGAGCTCTAGGCATTGGAGTCAAGGGAGAACGTGGTAAGCCTGGTACCCCAGGCTATCAGGGATGTGCAGGCCTTCAAGGACCTTCAGGACTCAAAGGGGACAGTGGGAACTCTGGAGAACCTGGGCCGAAGG GTTTGCCTGGATGTCCTGGTGAAGATGGCTGTCCTGGCAACATTGGGAATACTGGCCCTTTAGGGGCTCCTGGACCGAAAGGCTTTAGGGGTCTCAGTGGACATCCAGGTTGCCCTGGGGTAAATGGAACTAAGGGCCAGAAAG GATGCACTGGGCCTTCAGGACCACCGGGAGACATAATTTCAGTGCCAATAAAAGGCCAGCTAGGGACACCTGGACCTAATGGGGAGAATGGGGTCGTTGGAGAAAGGG gTAATAAGGGTAACCCAGGGCCACCTGGGCAACCAGGGTATCCTGGGCTTAATGGACCTCAAGGGTTTGAATGTGGCCAGCGTGGACCACCAGGTATTCCTGGGCTGTGCGGCGAGCCTGGTTCACATGGGCAACGTGGGCCAAAGGGAATTGTAGGATTCCCAGGGGATAATGGTGATCCA GGTGATCCTGGATTGACTGGTCTGTCAGGAACCCCTGGCTTCCCTGGATTTGATGGTCCTAAAG GTGACAAAGGTGACTCTATTTGTGGGCCAGGACCAAAAGGAAAGAGAGGGCCAACTGGAGATAGAGGCTTGTCAG CTTCCTCAGGTGGCAGAGGAGACTGCGGTGACCCTGGTCCACAAGGGCCTAGTGGAAGCTGTGGTCCACCTGGACCACCTGGGAACAATGGACTGACTGGACTTCCAG GTGTGGTTGGACCCCCTGGTCCGTATGGTAGACATGGTCCAGAAGGTCTTCCGGGTCCTCCAGGTAAACCGGGCCCTAAAGGAAACCAAGGATGTGGTGGCCTTAGAG GACCTCCAGGCCCCCCCGGGCTCCATGGACTTGATGGTCTGAAGGGGGACAAGGGTGAAATGGGATATCGAG GAGAGGATTTAAGTGGTGTTAAGGGCTGTATAGGACCAACCGGAGACAAGGGGACACCTGGAGACCCAGGTTTGCAAGGTTCATCACAAACAGGTGTTCGAGGTCCAAAAGGACAGTGTGGAGGCCAAG gagCCCCTGGTCCAATGGGTCCTGCAGGCTTTCGAGGTGATGAATGTAAGACTCCTAAACCTGGACCTTGTGGAGAACGGGGTTACACTGGGCCAGATGGACCTCCAG GGCCCAAGGGAGAGGAAGGAGAGGCAGGCAGCGTGTTCACAGTGAGTGGTGATTTTGGTGACTCGGGTAGTTCTGGGTCACCAGGGTATAAAGGAGAAAAAGGAACCCCTGGGCCCAATGGCTGCCCAGGATCTATTGGCCTAGAAGGTCCAAAGG GTGAAGAAGGACAGTGTGGACTTATGGGCCTTCCCGGACTTTCTGGCCCCAAAGGTGATTGTGGACCCTCAGGACCTAGTGGTGCAAAAGGAGACAAAGGGGACCCAG ggCCAAAAGGAGAGCCTGGGACTATCAAACAACCTGGTTCTCCTTGTCCCCTTAATTTGGGTCCTACTGGTATTCGTGGTTCACATGGTCTAGATGGTGACGGTGGTGATTATGGACCTAATGGCACTGGGGGTCTGAAAG GTATAACGGGACAAAAAGGAGATAGTGGATTCCCTGGGCATCCTGGGACAGAAGGACTAGTCGGACCACTTGGAAACCTTGGAGAGAACGGTGACAAAGGAGAAAGGGGTTCTCCGG GACCCCCAGGACCAGATGGTGATCAGGGTCCTCCGGGACCGGTTTCCTCCGGCTTCCTTTTGGTGAAGCACAGCCAGTCTACGGATGTGCCTACTTGTCCCCAGGGCTTAACAGAGTTATGGAATGGCTACAGCCTACTATATCTGGAGGGTCAagagagagcacacacacaagacCTGG GTCAGGCAGGTTCATGTTTGCGTATGTTCAGCACCATGCCGTTCTCCTGCTGTAACATGGACTCCTGCGATTATGCCAGTCGCAATGACAAATCCTATTGGCTGTCTACAACTGCCTCACTTCCCACCAATTCCATTCTGAGGGGAATGGAAATTCAACAGCACATCAGCAGATGCGTGGTGTGTGAGGCGTCATCGCCAGCCATTACATTACACAGTCAAGACGGGACTGGACCGGGGTGTCCATCCAATTGGAGAAGACTCTGGACTGGATATTCATTTCTTATG cACACAGGATCGGGGGACGAGGGAGGAGGACAGTCTCTGACATCGACAGGAAGCTGTTTGCAGGACTTCCGCAGTCAGCCGTTCGTGGAGTGCCAAGGTTCGCATGGCACGTGCCAGTATTCCCCCACCTTCTTCAGTTTCTGGCTGACTAGAGCGAACGTGCAGAACTTTGACCCGGTTCCCGGCAGTACTGTGCTCAACAAAAACGGACGGAGCCAGCGCGACAGCGTCAGCTCATGCAGCGTCTGCATGAAGAACAACTGA
- the col4a4 gene encoding collagen alpha-4(IV) chain isoform X3: protein MTRPRRMSSTSLLLFRRLLLALMMIHTALGGDKTERCDGRDCSVCQCFPPKGGRGNPGVLGEQGQMGIPGLPGPYGFRGEKGQRGLIGFPGLSGPKGDKGFQGKTGYTGLDGVPGHPGPGGLPGLPGKDGCNGTRGQDGLIGESGLPGLPGPMGLPGLKGAKGDPYTWIRFLPGIPGVDGPRGIHGPEGLKGHIGPQGPPGQIGTDGTMGSQGLPGPRGPPGDPGRSLPGPKGDEGEQGEQGEPGPFEYVEPNPEDYIKGEKGRKGQKGLCGAIGPDGLEGLPAEKGEKGIIGLPGQRGPPGYPGRNGPPGLKGALGDNGLPGLYGNPGPKGYPGDPGPKGNPNYFYNNVNGPPGDDGLSGTAGLPGDRGPMGIPGPPGDLGPSIRGAAGEFGLQGLNGFKGEKGDPGQIFGSYVNYGEPGKRGLPGPKGQKGIAGDPGYVCMPGERGEAGQLGNRGKPGLKGVQGAKGPDGGCACDPLGDLPGDPGPQGPPGVPGNRGQKGFHGPPGDIGPRGEIGGRGVTGPRGFVGVRGLKGEKGKVMIISKKGEKGDTGPAGSSGKPGYDGRKGADGKIGDPGDPGSLGDSVDGLPGDRGCPGAAGIKGLRGPTGPPGPCMMGSVGRRGEPGEPGPQGQTGYPGPKGVRGDTLACGPGIPGAAGSKGMPGCKGEIGELGNPGCNGQFGPDGPKGESGDPGNSGLAGCEGLVGSVGDSGDTGLDGTSICGSPGTPGNRGPQGLKGSSGDCTTGAPGLLGPSGIKGCQGPKGVPGPPGPIGSQGASGKHGLPGRKGEKGMDGIPGAPGGQGGGPELCDKGKPGPPGKPGPTGFPGRRGCPGEKGPPGGVGALGIGVKGERGKPGTPGYQGCAGLQGPSGLKGDSGNSGEPGPKGLPGCPGEDGCPGNIGNTGPLGAPGPKGFRGLSGHPGCPGVNGTKGQKGCTGPSGPPGDIISVPIKGQLGTPGPNGENGVVGERGNKGNPGPPGQPGYPGLNGPQGFECGQRGPPGIPGLCGEPGSHGQRGPKGIVGFPGDNGDPGDPGLTGLSGTPGFPGFDGPKGDKGDSICGPGPKGKRGPTGDRGLSASSGGRGDCGDPGPQGPSGSCGPPGPPGNNGLTGLPGVVGPPGPYGRHGPEGLPGPPGKPGPKGNQGCGGLRGPPGPPGLHGLDGLKGDKGEMGYRGEDLSGVKGCIGPTGDKGTPGDPGLQGSSQTGVRGPKGQCGGQGAPGPMGPAGFRGDECKTPKPGPCGERGYTGPDGPPGPKGEEGEAGSVFTVSGDFGDSGSSGSPGYKGEKGTPGPNGCPGSIGLEGPKGEEGQCGLMGLPGLSGPKGDCGPSGPSGAKGDKGDPGPKGEPGTIKQPGSPCPLNLGPTGIRGSHGLDGDGGDYGPNGTGGLKGITGQKGDSGFPGHPGTEGLVGPLGNLGENGDKGERGSPGPPGPDGDQGPPGPVSSGFLLVKHSQSTDVPTCPQGLTELWNGYSLLYLEGQERAHTQDLGQAGSCLRMFSTMPFSCCNMDSCDYASRNDKSYWLSTTASLPTNSILRGMEIQQHISRCVVCEASSPAITLHSQDGTGPGCPSNWRRLWTGYSFLMHTGSGDEGGGQSLTSTGSCLQDFRSQPFVECQGSHGTCQYSPTFFSFWLTRANVQNFDPVPGSTVLNKNGRSQRDSVSSCSVCMKNN, encoded by the exons ATGACACGCCCCCGTCGGATGTCCTCGACCAGCCTTCTTCTCTT cagGAGGCTTTTATTGGCGCTTATGATGATACACACAGCTTTAGGG GGAGACAAGACAGAAAGGTGTGATGGTCGAGACTGCAGCGTCTGCCAGTGTTTCCCCCCCAAAGGAGGGAGG ggaAATCCCGGTGTGTTAGGTGAGCAGGGCCAAATGGGGATTCCAGGTTTACCTGGCCCCTATGGATTTCGAGGTGAAAAGGGTCAACGTGGACTCATAGGATTTCCTGGGCTCTCCGGCCCGAAAGGAGACAAA GGCTTTCAAGGAAAAACTGGCTATACTGGATTAGATGGCGTGCCT GGTCATCCAGGCCCTGGTGGTCTTCCTGGGCTTCCAGGGAAGGATGGCTGTAATGGAACCAGAGGGCAGGATGGGTTGATTGGTGAGAGTGGACTACCTGGCTTGCCAGGACCCATG ggACTACCAGGGTTAAAAGGAGCCAAAGGAGACCCATACACATGGATAAGGTTCCTCCCTGGAATACCA GGAGTCGATGGACCACGTGGAATACATGGACCAGAA GGGCTAAAGGGGCACATAGGCCCACAAGGTCCACCAGGACAAATCGGAACTGATGGAACTATG gGCTCTCAAGGATTACCAGGTCCAAGAGGCCCTCCG GGAGACCCAGGAAGATCACTGCCTGGACCAAAAGGAGATGAG GGGGAACAGGGGGAACAGGGTGAACCAGGTCCTTTTGAATATGTGGAGCCCAACCCAGAAGACTATATAAAGGGCGAAAAG GGGAGAAAGGGACAGAAAGGACTTTGTGGAGCAATCGGCCCAGAT GGTTTAGAAGGGCTTCCAGcagaaaaaggagagaaaggCATAATCGGTTTACCTGGTCAAAGA gGCCCGCCTGGATATCCAGGAAGAAATGGCCCTCCAGGGCTTAAG ggGGCACTAGGAGATAATGGTCTCCCTGGTCTATATGGCAACCCAGGGCCAAAG GGCTACCCAGGAGACCCCGGGCCTAAAGGAAACCCAAATTACTTTTACAACAATGTGAATG GACCACCTGGAGATGATGGGCTTTCTGGTACTGCTGGACTTCCTGGGGATAGAGGGCCGATGGGTATACCTGGACCACCTGGTGATCTAGGACCATCCATAAGAG GTGCAGCGGGTGAATTTGGTTTGCAGGGTCTTAATGGATTCAAAGGAGAAAAAGGTGACCCAGGACAAATATTTGGGTCATACGTAAACTATG GGGAACCTGGAAAACGTGGCCTGCCTGGACCCAAAGGACAAAAAGGAATTGCTGGTGATCCTG GTTACGTCTGCATGCCTGGTGAGCGTGGAGAAGCTGGACAGCTTGGAAATAGAGGGAAGCCTGGATTAAAAGGTGTTCAGGGGGCAAAAG GTCCTGATGGGGGATGTGCATGTGACCCCCTCGGTGATCTACCTGGTGATCCTGGCCCCCAAGGTCCTCCAGGTGTACCAGGTAATCGAGGGCAAAAAGGCTTCCATGGTCCTCCTGGAGATATCGGACCCAGAGGAGAGATTGGTGGGAGAGGTGTAACC GGTCCCAGAGGCTTCGTAGGTGTCAGAGGGCTTAAGGGAGAGAAAGGAAAGGTTATGATAATCTCCAAAAAGG GGGAGAAAGGTGACACTGGACCTGCTGGATCATCTGGAAAACCAGGGTATGATGGGAGGAAAGGGGCTGATGGGAAGATAGGCGACCCTGGAGATCCTGGATCTTTG GGTGATAGTGTTGACGGTTTGCCGGGTGACAGGGGATGTCCAGGAGCTGCTGGCATAAAAGGCCTCAGAGGTCCAACTGGTCCTCCTGGCCCTTGTATGATGGGGTCAGTGGGGCGACGTGGGGAACCAGGGGAACCAGGACCTCAAGGCCAAACGGGATACCCTGGACCTAAAGGCGTTCGAG GTGATACCCTGGCCTGTGGACCTGGCATACCTGGAGCAGCTGGTTCTAAAGGAATGCCTGGTTGTAAAG GTGAGATAGGAGAGCTTGGAAATCCAGGATGCAATGGACAGTTTGGACCAGATGGACCCAAGGGAGAGAGTGGAGACCCTGGCAATAGTGGGTTAGCAGGATGTGAAG GTCTAGTTGGATCTGTAGGAGATTCAGGTGACACTGGCCTAGATGGCACCAGTATTTGTGGCTCACCTGGTACACCTGGTAATCGTGGACCCCAGGGTCTGAAAGGGTCTTCTGGAGATTGTACTACAGGGGCCCCAGGACTGTTGGGGCCTAGTGGGATTAAGGGATGTCAGGGCCCTAAAGGTGTCCCTGGACCTCCTGGACCAATTGGATCGCAAG GTGCATCTGGAAAACATGGACTTCCTGGTAGAAAAGGGGAAAAAGGTATGGATGGTATCCCGGGAGCACCTGGTGGCCAAGGTGGGGGACCAGAGCTGTGTGACAAAGGAAAACCTGGTCCACCTGGTAAACCAGGACCCACAGGCTTCCCTGGACGGAGAG GCTGCCCTGGAGAGAAAGGACCACCTGGGGGTGTGGGAGCTCTAGGCATTGGAGTCAAGGGAGAACGTGGTAAGCCTGGTACCCCAGGCTATCAGGGATGTGCAGGCCTTCAAGGACCTTCAGGACTCAAAGGGGACAGTGGGAACTCTGGAGAACCTGGGCCGAAGG GTTTGCCTGGATGTCCTGGTGAAGATGGCTGTCCTGGCAACATTGGGAATACTGGCCCTTTAGGGGCTCCTGGACCGAAAGGCTTTAGGGGTCTCAGTGGACATCCAGGTTGCCCTGGGGTAAATGGAACTAAGGGCCAGAAAG GATGCACTGGGCCTTCAGGACCACCGGGAGACATAATTTCAGTGCCAATAAAAGGCCAGCTAGGGACACCTGGACCTAATGGGGAGAATGGGGTCGTTGGAGAAAGGG gTAATAAGGGTAACCCAGGGCCACCTGGGCAACCAGGGTATCCTGGGCTTAATGGACCTCAAGGGTTTGAATGTGGCCAGCGTGGACCACCAGGTATTCCTGGGCTGTGCGGCGAGCCTGGTTCACATGGGCAACGTGGGCCAAAGGGAATTGTAGGATTCCCAGGGGATAATGGTGATCCA GGTGATCCTGGATTGACTGGTCTGTCAGGAACCCCTGGCTTCCCTGGATTTGATGGTCCTAAAG GTGACAAAGGTGACTCTATTTGTGGGCCAGGACCAAAAGGAAAGAGAGGGCCAACTGGAGATAGAGGCTTGTCAG CTTCCTCAGGTGGCAGAGGAGACTGCGGTGACCCTGGTCCACAAGGGCCTAGTGGAAGCTGTGGTCCACCTGGACCACCTGGGAACAATGGACTGACTGGACTTCCAG GTGTGGTTGGACCCCCTGGTCCGTATGGTAGACATGGTCCAGAAGGTCTTCCGGGTCCTCCAGGTAAACCGGGCCCTAAAGGAAACCAAGGATGTGGTGGCCTTAGAG GACCTCCAGGCCCCCCCGGGCTCCATGGACTTGATGGTCTGAAGGGGGACAAGGGTGAAATGGGATATCGAG GAGAGGATTTAAGTGGTGTTAAGGGCTGTATAGGACCAACCGGAGACAAGGGGACACCTGGAGACCCAGGTTTGCAAGGTTCATCACAAACAGGTGTTCGAGGTCCAAAAGGACAGTGTGGAGGCCAAG gagCCCCTGGTCCAATGGGTCCTGCAGGCTTTCGAGGTGATGAATGTAAGACTCCTAAACCTGGACCTTGTGGAGAACGGGGTTACACTGGGCCAGATGGACCTCCAG GGCCCAAGGGAGAGGAAGGAGAGGCAGGCAGCGTGTTCACAGTGAGTGGTGATTTTGGTGACTCGGGTAGTTCTGGGTCACCAGGGTATAAAGGAGAAAAAGGAACCCCTGGGCCCAATGGCTGCCCAGGATCTATTGGCCTAGAAGGTCCAAAGG GTGAAGAAGGACAGTGTGGACTTATGGGCCTTCCCGGACTTTCTGGCCCCAAAGGTGATTGTGGACCCTCAGGACCTAGTGGTGCAAAAGGAGACAAAGGGGACCCAG ggCCAAAAGGAGAGCCTGGGACTATCAAACAACCTGGTTCTCCTTGTCCCCTTAATTTGGGTCCTACTGGTATTCGTGGTTCACATGGTCTAGATGGTGACGGTGGTGATTATGGACCTAATGGCACTGGGGGTCTGAAAG GTATAACGGGACAAAAAGGAGATAGTGGATTCCCTGGGCATCCTGGGACAGAAGGACTAGTCGGACCACTTGGAAACCTTGGAGAGAACGGTGACAAAGGAGAAAGGGGTTCTCCGG GACCCCCAGGACCAGATGGTGATCAGGGTCCTCCGGGACCGGTTTCCTCCGGCTTCCTTTTGGTGAAGCACAGCCAGTCTACGGATGTGCCTACTTGTCCCCAGGGCTTAACAGAGTTATGGAATGGCTACAGCCTACTATATCTGGAGGGTCAagagagagcacacacacaagacCTGG GTCAGGCAGGTTCATGTTTGCGTATGTTCAGCACCATGCCGTTCTCCTGCTGTAACATGGACTCCTGCGATTATGCCAGTCGCAATGACAAATCCTATTGGCTGTCTACAACTGCCTCACTTCCCACCAATTCCATTCTGAGGGGAATGGAAATTCAACAGCACATCAGCAGATGCGTGGTGTGTGAGGCGTCATCGCCAGCCATTACATTACACAGTCAAGACGGGACTGGACCGGGGTGTCCATCCAATTGGAGAAGACTCTGGACTGGATATTCATTTCTTATG cACACAGGATCGGGGGACGAGGGAGGAGGACAGTCTCTGACATCGACAGGAAGCTGTTTGCAGGACTTCCGCAGTCAGCCGTTCGTGGAGTGCCAAGGTTCGCATGGCACGTGCCAGTATTCCCCCACCTTCTTCAGTTTCTGGCTGACTAGAGCGAACGTGCAGAACTTTGACCCGGTTCCCGGCAGTACTGTGCTCAACAAAAACGGACGGAGCCAGCGCGACAGCGTCAGCTCATGCAGCGTCTGCATGAAGAACAACTGA